The DNA sequence ACTGGGAGGATTTCTCGGCCGTCGTCATGATGGTCAACCCGGTGTAAAAACTCTCTGGCGTGGCTGGCGTCGGCTCACTGACTTGGTCATAGGCTACCGACTCCCCCGCGGACCATGAATATTGCGGGTAACGATGAGCGCAAAGCCGTGGGCATGGCACCCAACCGCCGGCGCCGCCAGCCTTTCATCATTGGCTCGCCGGCGCCGTCCAGGAGTTCGTCTTTCCGGACGCGACGATCGCCTCGATCACTTCCATATTCCGCACGGCATCTTCGATCGGCGTGGGAACGGGCGCGTCGTTTAAGATCGCCTCGGCGAATGAATCGCCTTGGATCGTGTATTGATCGCAAATCTCGCAATTGATGGCGTGGAACTCGGTCCCTTGAGAATAGCGCACGACGCAAGGGCGATCGTTCGGCGCATTGAACGGCACTTCGCAAAGATCGATCCGCCCCTCGGTGCCGATGATATGCACCTGTTGCAGCGGAGCGGTCTGCGTCGAGCAGGTGAAGGTGGCGGTGCCGTGGCCGAAATCGAGGATCGCCGAGGCGAGTCGATCGACTTTGAATCGTGGGTCGTATTCAACGATGCCGAGCACGCGC is a window from the Pirellulales bacterium genome containing:
- a CDS encoding IS4 family transposase, with product LGGFLGRRHDGQPGVKTLWRGWRRLTDLVIGYRLPRGP